Proteins found in one Myxococcus virescens genomic segment:
- a CDS encoding DUF3616 domain-containing protein, with product MRMLPVYMGVLVCGCAAHGVGERPDAVAAASVAGREVLRFEGMCDASGAVALGGSLFVVGDDEDNILRVYDARRGGPPVQSVDLSPDLELPAAKKKPPEADIEAATGLGSLSFWLTSHGRNSSGKKAPSRLRFFATEETDAGPRLVGRPYTQLLDDMLAAPQLARFGLDGAEAKAPKAPGGLNIEGMTAMADGRTILVGFRSPVPDGKALLVPLLNPVALVEEGARAQLGEPVQLDLGGLGIRSLSWWRGRYVIISGGTAGEGTSRLFTWRGGEEAPVAVESVDLAGLNPEAFFTPEDAEEILLLSDDGAAPVDGVECKRLKDPARKRFRGVWVRLPESP from the coding sequence ATGAGGATGCTGCCTGTCTACATGGGAGTCCTGGTCTGTGGGTGCGCGGCGCACGGCGTGGGGGAGCGGCCAGACGCCGTGGCCGCCGCCTCCGTGGCGGGCCGCGAGGTGCTGCGCTTCGAGGGCATGTGTGATGCCTCCGGCGCGGTGGCGCTCGGCGGCAGCCTGTTCGTCGTGGGCGACGATGAGGACAACATCCTCCGTGTCTACGACGCGCGCCGGGGCGGCCCCCCCGTGCAGAGCGTGGACCTGTCCCCGGACCTGGAGCTGCCCGCGGCGAAGAAGAAGCCCCCGGAGGCGGACATCGAGGCGGCCACCGGGCTGGGCTCGCTGTCCTTCTGGCTGACGTCTCACGGCCGCAACAGCTCCGGGAAGAAGGCGCCCAGCCGGCTGCGCTTCTTCGCCACCGAGGAGACGGACGCGGGGCCCCGGTTGGTGGGCCGGCCGTACACGCAACTCCTGGATGACATGCTCGCGGCGCCGCAACTGGCGCGCTTCGGGCTGGATGGCGCGGAGGCGAAGGCGCCCAAGGCTCCGGGGGGGCTCAACATCGAGGGCATGACGGCCATGGCGGATGGGCGCACCATCCTCGTGGGCTTCCGCAGCCCCGTGCCCGACGGGAAGGCGCTGCTGGTGCCGCTGCTCAACCCGGTTGCGTTGGTGGAAGAGGGCGCTCGGGCCCAGCTGGGCGAGCCCGTGCAACTGGACCTGGGCGGCTTGGGCATCCGTTCGCTGTCCTGGTGGCGCGGCCGCTACGTCATCATCAGCGGTGGCACGGCGGGAGAGGGCACCTCGCGGCTGTTCACCTGGCGCGGCGGTGAGGAGGCCCCGGTCGCCGTGGAATCGGTGGACCTGGCGGGCCTGAACCCGGAGGCCTTCTTCACGCCAGAGGACGCCGAGGAAATCCTGCTGCTCAGCGACGACGGCGCCGCGCCCGTGGACGGCGTCGAGTGCAAGCGGCTGAAGGACCCGGCGCGCAAGCGCTTCCGGGGCGTCTGGGTGCGGCTGCCGGAATCGCCGTGA
- the pru gene encoding fruiting body development fimbrial-like coat protein PRU has product MNAIKTAVAAVTAAASLVAFSPAEAATSTANLNVTANVGGSCSIGAGGGGGTLNFGTYDPIIVNSALGIDLFGTGALSVQCTLLGTAVITLGQGLHPAAGSTDAAPLRRMRNTASADYLAYSLYQDVTRLIVWGNTAGTGLPFLGTGLPVPVLVYGTVPRGQNVPSGTYNDTVVATITF; this is encoded by the coding sequence ATGAATGCAATCAAGACTGCCGTTGCCGCTGTCACCGCCGCCGCGTCCCTCGTCGCCTTCTCGCCCGCTGAGGCCGCCACCTCCACCGCCAACCTGAACGTCACCGCCAACGTCGGTGGCTCCTGCTCCATTGGCGCCGGCGGCGGCGGCGGCACGCTGAACTTCGGCACGTACGACCCCATCATCGTCAACTCCGCGCTGGGCATCGACCTGTTCGGCACGGGCGCGCTGAGCGTGCAGTGCACCCTGCTCGGCACCGCGGTCATCACCCTGGGCCAGGGCCTGCACCCGGCCGCGGGCTCGACGGACGCGGCCCCGCTGCGCCGGATGCGCAACACGGCGTCGGCGGACTACCTGGCGTACAGCCTGTACCAGGACGTCACCCGCCTCATCGTGTGGGGCAACACCGCTGGCACGGGCCTCCCGTTCCTGGGCACGGGCCTGCCCGTCCCCGTGCTGGTCTACGGCACGGTTCCGCGCGGCCAGAACGTTCCCTCCGGCACGTACAACGACACCGTCGTCGCCACCATCACCTTCTGA
- a CDS encoding N-acetylmuramoyl-L-alanine amidase has protein sequence MHSRLVIVLPVLLLLVPSAVGAAKRDEAEEAYQGARKVYYALKDDAARRKLRHHWLNVVARFESVAARFPKSDRAPDALFTAAEMLQELSRISFVEDDLKASITDYTKLLEGYPKHRLSDDGALALAKIHVHRLDQPESARKVLTETLAVNGKGDRAREMRELLASLPSPKAPPPPPRKAAPAVAKNDAPPPGKSGASGKGGASADSSVAGKGAAPAKAVASADTSSAGKTSTSDDAPGAGKGGASSDASGPAKAVASVDASSEASGPGKAVASADAQQAPAVEASAPAERPAASLVAAIEKMAREPSPTIPQKEPSAPAKADAREGSLDAAVAAALASKTSRTEPPAAEPPRPITRPVDDKVAQARLKAVAKQSRSMELTLAEQLGLKVRRVVIDPGHGGHDTGAIGKGGTREKDVALSISLKLAEELREKGLEVVLTRDDDRFIRLEDRAKYANAEHGDLFISVHCNAAEKRTLRGIETYTLNTSADRYSIRLAARENASSEKGISDLQFILADLATKANTEESTRLATQVQRSLVGGLSRKYKGIRDLGHKEALFYVLLGVKMPAILVETSFLSNPDEEARLKSNAYQTEVAKAIAQGVEEFLGDRRRVAKVD, from the coding sequence ATGCACTCGCGCCTCGTCATCGTGCTGCCCGTGCTGCTGCTGCTCGTCCCGAGCGCGGTGGGGGCCGCCAAGCGAGACGAGGCCGAGGAGGCCTACCAGGGTGCTCGCAAGGTCTATTACGCGCTGAAGGACGACGCGGCCCGGCGCAAGCTGCGCCATCACTGGCTGAACGTGGTGGCGCGCTTCGAGTCCGTGGCCGCGCGCTTCCCGAAGTCGGACCGCGCGCCGGATGCCCTGTTCACGGCGGCGGAGATGCTCCAGGAGCTGAGCCGCATCTCCTTCGTGGAGGACGACCTCAAGGCCTCCATCACCGACTACACCAAGCTGTTGGAGGGCTACCCGAAGCACCGGCTGTCGGATGACGGTGCGCTGGCGCTCGCGAAGATTCACGTCCACCGGCTGGACCAGCCGGAGTCCGCGCGCAAGGTCCTGACGGAGACGCTGGCCGTCAACGGCAAGGGTGACCGGGCTCGGGAGATGCGGGAGCTGCTGGCCTCGCTGCCGTCGCCCAAGGCCCCGCCGCCGCCCCCACGCAAGGCCGCGCCCGCGGTGGCCAAGAACGATGCGCCCCCGCCGGGCAAGTCGGGCGCCTCCGGCAAGGGCGGCGCGTCCGCTGATTCGTCCGTTGCGGGCAAGGGTGCCGCGCCGGCCAAGGCCGTCGCCTCGGCCGATACGTCCTCCGCCGGGAAGACCTCCACGTCGGACGACGCGCCGGGGGCGGGCAAGGGCGGCGCGTCCAGCGACGCGTCCGGTCCCGCCAAGGCCGTTGCCTCGGTGGATGCGTCCAGCGAGGCGTCCGGCCCTGGAAAAGCCGTTGCCTCGGCCGACGCGCAGCAGGCTCCGGCCGTGGAGGCCTCGGCCCCCGCGGAGCGCCCTGCGGCCTCCCTGGTGGCCGCCATCGAGAAGATGGCGCGCGAGCCGTCGCCCACCATTCCCCAGAAGGAGCCGAGCGCGCCCGCGAAGGCGGACGCGCGCGAAGGCAGCCTGGACGCGGCCGTCGCCGCCGCCCTGGCCTCGAAGACTTCCCGCACCGAGCCGCCCGCGGCCGAGCCCCCGCGCCCCATCACCCGTCCGGTGGACGACAAGGTGGCGCAGGCCCGGCTGAAGGCCGTGGCCAAGCAGTCGCGCAGCATGGAGCTCACGCTGGCGGAGCAGCTCGGCCTGAAGGTGCGGCGCGTGGTCATCGACCCCGGCCACGGCGGTCACGACACGGGCGCCATCGGCAAGGGGGGGACGCGCGAGAAGGACGTGGCGCTGTCCATCTCCCTCAAGCTGGCGGAGGAGCTGCGCGAGAAGGGCCTGGAGGTGGTGCTCACCCGCGACGATGACCGGTTCATCCGCCTGGAGGACCGCGCCAAGTACGCCAACGCCGAGCACGGAGACCTGTTCATCTCCGTCCACTGCAACGCCGCGGAGAAGCGCACGCTGCGTGGCATCGAGACGTACACCCTCAACACGTCGGCGGACCGCTACTCCATCCGCCTGGCCGCGCGGGAGAACGCGTCCTCGGAGAAGGGCATCAGCGACCTCCAGTTCATCCTGGCAGACCTGGCCACCAAGGCGAACACCGAGGAGTCGACGCGGCTCGCCACCCAGGTGCAGCGCAGCCTCGTGGGGGGCCTCTCCCGCAAGTACAAGGGCATCCGTGACCTGGGCCACAAGGAAGCGCTCTTCTATGTGTTGTTGGGCGTGAAGATGCCGGCCATCCTGGTGGAGACATCGTTCCTCTCCAATCCAGACGAAGAGGCACGTCTCAAGTCCAATGCCTACCAGACCGAGGTCGCCAAGGCGATCGCCCAGGGCGTGGAGGAGTTCCTCGGAGACCGCCGCCGCGTGGCGAAGGTGGACTGA
- a CDS encoding DUF3592 domain-containing protein has protein sequence MQLAIPHAPRQVRLTQVPGAVGRVVRGVLLGLVAVALLGTGAGWAGRYFVEEQGFAARAEEVEGLVVASRLPPLDARDGAEAALEVLYTFAEAEHSVSGVRTFAEYAEGLGRGARVTLLVDPAMPDRPREAGFARSRAMRVGLLPWGIGLGVLVAVGYFAWEMRRLWRSEVEPLRLGALVWLTPDGPLPEARGEVSFPAHYFRQDVKHAVRARVRPGRAPVRNGEKVLAAVVPRQPGWARVIDQDLAGVLGWLR, from the coding sequence ATGCAGCTGGCCATTCCGCATGCTCCCCGGCAGGTCCGACTGACGCAGGTGCCCGGCGCCGTGGGGCGCGTGGTGCGAGGCGTCCTCCTGGGACTGGTGGCCGTGGCGCTCCTGGGCACCGGCGCCGGCTGGGCGGGACGCTACTTCGTCGAAGAGCAGGGCTTCGCGGCGCGGGCGGAGGAAGTGGAGGGGCTGGTGGTGGCCTCCCGCCTTCCGCCCCTGGACGCCCGGGATGGCGCGGAAGCCGCCCTGGAGGTGCTCTATACCTTCGCGGAGGCGGAGCACTCCGTGTCCGGCGTCCGGACCTTCGCGGAGTACGCCGAGGGCCTGGGGCGGGGCGCGCGGGTGACACTGCTGGTGGACCCCGCCATGCCGGACCGGCCGCGCGAGGCCGGCTTCGCTCGCTCCCGGGCGATGCGCGTGGGGCTGCTCCCCTGGGGCATCGGCCTGGGCGTGCTGGTGGCCGTGGGGTACTTCGCGTGGGAGATGCGGCGGCTGTGGCGCTCAGAGGTGGAGCCGCTGCGGCTGGGCGCGCTGGTGTGGCTGACGCCGGACGGGCCCCTGCCGGAGGCCCGAGGCGAGGTGTCCTTTCCGGCCCACTATTTCCGGCAGGATGTGAAGCACGCGGTTCGCGCCCGGGTCCGGCCGGGGCGGGCGCCCGTGCGCAACGGGGAGAAGGTGCTGGCGGCGGTGGTGCCCCGGCAGCCTGGGTGGGCGCGCGTCATCGACCAGGACCTCGCGGGTGTGCTGGGGTGGCTGCGCTGA